The following proteins are co-located in the Pedobacter sp. FW305-3-2-15-E-R2A2 genome:
- a CDS encoding AraC family transcriptional regulator yields the protein MATDQYPKVYLYRRIVQAKLFIDNNYADKIDLNGISDEAYFSKFHFIRLFKSAYGKTPHQYLKYVRIEKAKELLKNNITVSEACFLVGFDSLSSFSGLFSKVVGKSPSNYLKHHQETQKKISLRPLSFVPGCYAYQHGWIDNENSNFEEPDV from the coding sequence ATGGCTACAGATCAATATCCGAAGGTTTATTTATATCGACGAATCGTTCAGGCAAAATTATTCATCGACAACAACTATGCGGATAAAATAGACCTCAATGGCATTTCTGATGAGGCCTATTTCTCTAAATTTCATTTTATCCGGCTGTTCAAATCTGCCTATGGAAAGACACCCCACCAGTATTTAAAATATGTAAGAATCGAAAAGGCCAAAGAATTACTGAAGAACAACATCACGGTTTCCGAAGCTTGCTTTTTAGTAGGCTTTGACAGCCTTTCCTCTTTCAGCGGACTTTTCTCAAAAGTGGTAGGTAAATCTCCATCCAATTACCTCAAACACCATCAGGAGACTCAAAAGAAAATCAGTCTCCGGCCCCTTTCTTTTGTGCCGGGTTGTTACGCCTATCAACACGGCTGGATTGACAATGAGAATAGCAATTTTGAAGAACCCGATGTTTAA
- a CDS encoding antibiotic biosynthesis monooxygenase, with protein sequence MAIHVAITRKILPGKEKEFKESLQHFLGASFTHGGVHGAAMISSFPGADSNEIGILRTFKDEQERDAFYNSALFMEWEAYASTLTEVPVYRELMGLEAWFRSPSPPPRWKMAVATLCGVFPTSLFLYYTVGLFISNLPPVIRLLITAASMVGLLTWVVMPVLIKIMKKWLQSVG encoded by the coding sequence ATGGCAATACACGTTGCGATCACCAGAAAAATACTTCCTGGAAAAGAAAAAGAGTTTAAAGAATCCCTGCAGCATTTCCTTGGAGCGTCCTTTACACATGGCGGCGTACACGGAGCTGCGATGATCTCTTCTTTCCCGGGAGCCGACAGTAATGAAATTGGTATTCTCAGGACATTTAAAGACGAGCAGGAGCGTGATGCTTTTTATAATTCCGCATTGTTTATGGAATGGGAGGCATATGCTTCGACACTTACAGAAGTTCCGGTATACCGGGAGCTTATGGGTCTCGAAGCCTGGTTCAGATCTCCGTCGCCTCCGCCACGATGGAAAATGGCTGTCGCAACATTATGTGGCGTATTCCCGACGAGCTTATTTTTATACTATACCGTCGGTTTGTTCATTAGCAATCTGCCACCTGTAATTCGACTTTTAATTACAGCAGCATCGATGGTTGGTCTGTTGACCTGGGTAGTGATGCCAGTGCTGATCAAAATTATGAAGAAGTGGCTGCAAAGCGTGGGTTAA
- a CDS encoding GNAT family protein, whose translation MKLPPYNTFPNILAEKISLRQIQPSDINDIIEISFYDGIQATTVQQAIEMQDKINKDYFDGNSIHWGIVENETNKIVGTCGYYRGLDKGTGELGCVLLPQYQGQGFMTLAMSLAIDFGINNIGLKRIYAITSKANNKARKLLDRLNFIKIAELEDDEIEYELKHSSLTGSV comes from the coding sequence ATGAAATTACCGCCTTACAATACTTTCCCAAATATTCTTGCTGAGAAAATCTCCCTGCGACAAATTCAACCCTCTGACATCAATGACATTATCGAAATTTCATTTTACGATGGGATCCAGGCAACAACAGTGCAGCAGGCGATAGAAATGCAGGATAAAATCAACAAAGACTATTTTGACGGGAATTCAATTCATTGGGGCATTGTAGAGAACGAAACGAATAAGATTGTGGGGACTTGCGGTTATTATCGCGGACTGGACAAAGGAACCGGAGAACTTGGCTGCGTTTTATTACCTCAATACCAGGGGCAGGGTTTTATGACTTTAGCAATGTCTTTAGCCATAGACTTTGGAATAAATAACATCGGACTAAAGCGCATTTACGCGATAACGAGTAAAGCAAACAACAAAGCCAGGAAACTTCTCGATCGATTGAACTTCATTAAAATTGCAGAGTTGGAAGATGATGAAATTGAATACGAATTAAAACACAGTAGTCTTACCGGATCTGTCTGA
- a CDS encoding RNA polymerase sigma-70 factor, translating into MTLYHKLSDAELFSCLKKGDELAYTEIYKRFWAVLYRHARRMLQDEEEAEDVIQEVFTMLWNKASELQIKDSLSGFLYATVRNRIFDHMEHGKVKSKYMSSLGKFIEDGAYHTDYLIREKQLKELIEQEISALPEAMRVAFLLSRNANLSYKDIAEQMGVTENAVRNNISRALKILRQKFGSAVWIYLFFNSW; encoded by the coding sequence ATGACACTTTACCATAAGCTTTCTGATGCTGAACTTTTTTCCTGCTTGAAAAAGGGAGATGAACTGGCCTATACGGAAATTTATAAAAGGTTCTGGGCGGTACTCTACCGCCACGCAAGAAGAATGCTGCAGGACGAAGAAGAAGCAGAAGATGTGATTCAGGAGGTATTTACAATGCTTTGGAATAAGGCTTCTGAATTGCAAATCAAAGATTCTCTGTCGGGATTTCTGTATGCCACCGTTCGCAACCGGATCTTTGACCATATGGAACATGGTAAAGTGAAATCAAAGTATATGTCTTCTCTGGGCAAGTTTATAGAAGATGGTGCATACCATACGGATTACCTTATTCGTGAAAAGCAACTGAAGGAACTTATTGAGCAGGAGATTTCAGCGCTACCGGAAGCAATGCGTGTTGCATTTCTGCTTAGCAGGAACGCGAATCTATCCTATAAAGATATTGCTGAGCAGATGGGAGTGACTGAAAATGCGGTGCGAAATAACATAAGCCGTGCACTGAAAATTTTAAGACAAAAATTCGGCAGTGCCGTATGGATTTATTTGTTTTTTAATAGTTGGTAA
- a CDS encoding sigma-70 family RNA polymerase sigma factor, translated as MKQQELIPNLFRSEYQKIVSVLCRLFGMAHIEIAEDIVSDTFLAATEIWSTKGLPDNPRAWLYTVAKNKTKNYLKRDSLFQQKLSPEIQYDTANTEEFELDLSVKNIGDSQLAMIFTVCNPQISTESQVALALNLLCGFGIQEIADAYLTNKEVVYKRLNRAKEKLKELNISIKQPSLNEISLRMDNVLTTLYLLFSEGYYSISQNTTLRRDFCTEAMRLVYLLTDHDHTNLPKVNALLSLMCFHASRFDARSDQNGEAILYQDQDESLWNMELIDQGKYYLGLSAAGDQFSKYHLEAGIAYWHTYKEDKPEKWTQILQLYNNLLILEYSPIVALNRTFALAKVNGKLAAIAEAEKLKLTDHHFYYSLLGNLYTDLDNEVALQHYKQALAMAVSNAEQLTISKHIQQLEKLI; from the coding sequence ATGAAGCAGCAGGAACTGATCCCGAATTTATTTAGAAGCGAATATCAAAAAATCGTTTCGGTACTTTGCCGTTTGTTCGGTATGGCACATATTGAGATAGCGGAAGATATTGTGAGTGATACTTTCCTTGCTGCTACAGAGATCTGGAGTACAAAGGGATTACCCGATAATCCCAGAGCATGGTTATATACCGTTGCGAAAAATAAAACTAAAAATTATCTCAAAAGAGATTCCCTGTTCCAGCAAAAGTTATCTCCGGAGATTCAATATGATACTGCCAATACGGAAGAATTTGAGTTGGATCTGTCGGTCAAAAATATCGGAGATAGCCAGCTTGCCATGATCTTTACGGTCTGCAATCCTCAGATCTCCACCGAATCTCAGGTGGCATTGGCACTTAATTTACTTTGCGGGTTTGGTATTCAGGAGATTGCGGATGCTTATTTAACCAATAAGGAGGTCGTTTATAAACGGCTTAACCGGGCTAAAGAAAAGTTGAAAGAATTGAACATCAGTATTAAACAGCCAAGCTTGAATGAGATCAGTTTGCGGATGGATAATGTATTGACCACCTTGTACCTGCTGTTTTCTGAAGGTTATTATTCCATTTCTCAGAATACAACGCTCCGAAGAGATTTTTGCACAGAGGCCATGCGGTTGGTCTACCTGCTGACTGATCACGACCATACCAATCTTCCAAAGGTAAATGCATTGCTGTCGCTGATGTGTTTCCACGCATCCAGGTTTGATGCCCGTTCAGATCAAAATGGAGAAGCTATTCTGTACCAGGATCAGGATGAAAGTCTCTGGAACATGGAACTGATTGATCAGGGGAAATACTATTTGGGTTTATCTGCTGCAGGTGATCAGTTCAGCAAATATCACCTGGAAGCTGGTATTGCTTACTGGCATACCTATAAGGAGGACAAACCAGAAAAATGGACACAAATTCTGCAGCTTTACAACAACTTGTTGATCCTGGAATATTCGCCTATTGTTGCCTTAAACCGGACTTTCGCATTGGCGAAGGTGAACGGAAAACTGGCGGCCATTGCAGAAGCTGAAAAACTGAAACTTACGGATCATCATTTTTATTACTCCCTGCTCGGTAATCTATATACAGATCTCGATAATGAGGTGGCTTTGCAGCATTATAAGCAGGCATTGGCAATGGCGGTCTCGAATGCGGAGCAACTGACCATCAGCAAACACATTCAGCAGTTGGAAAAGCTTATTTAG
- a CDS encoding VOC family protein, whose protein sequence is MITKMSITNIHVIDQNSAYDFYVNKLGFKLVDDIPMGPETRWLTVSPPEQPDLQLVLFPVTVSKMFPKEVAENLIDLIKKGIFGCGVLTCTDIFATYEELKAKGVEFIKPPTKEFYGTEALFKDDSGNYFSLQPLNNFDNENNI, encoded by the coding sequence ATGATTACTAAAATGAGCATTACAAACATTCATGTCATAGACCAGAATAGCGCTTATGACTTCTATGTAAACAAATTAGGCTTCAAACTTGTAGACGACATCCCCATGGGACCAGAAACCCGTTGGCTAACCGTTTCACCTCCGGAACAACCCGACTTACAACTGGTCTTGTTTCCCGTTACCGTAAGTAAAATGTTTCCGAAAGAAGTTGCAGAAAACTTAATAGACCTCATCAAAAAAGGAATATTTGGTTGTGGAGTATTAACCTGCACCGATATTTTTGCTACTTATGAAGAGCTAAAAGCCAAAGGAGTGGAATTTATCAAACCACCTACAAAAGAATTTTACGGAACAGAAGCATTATTTAAAGATGATTCCGGCAACTATTTTTCATTGCAACCGCTAAACAATTTTGACAATGAAAACAATATTTGA
- a CDS encoding glycerophosphodiester phosphodiesterase family protein: MMNYKKSLLILLFNGLFLITFGQRTLAPLPKSKNGFIVIAHRGSHLIKPENSIASIEEAIDLGADYVEIDLRTTRDGHLVLIHNETVDHTTNGRGRIQDLSLDEVEKLSLNAKDGYTYRLPRFKEALKACKNRINIYLDFKEADVAQAYEEIKAAGMEKQVLVYINKTEQYGLWRALAPQMPLMSGLPKHIKTKEELSSFLDKMPLEATDRFPDPALIAAIKESGLSVFLDVQMADEDPVKWKTAMDKGVQGVQTDHPKALIEYLQTNHVRNGINVSRP, from the coding sequence ATGATGAATTATAAAAAAAGCTTGCTGATACTTCTGTTTAATGGTCTCTTTTTGATCACATTTGGGCAGCGTACATTAGCACCACTTCCCAAATCTAAAAATGGCTTTATCGTAATTGCCCACCGCGGAAGCCATCTGATAAAACCCGAAAATAGTATTGCCTCAATTGAGGAAGCTATAGACCTTGGTGCGGATTATGTTGAAATAGACCTTCGTACCACCCGTGATGGTCATTTGGTTTTAATTCACAATGAAACCGTAGATCATACCACCAATGGCAGAGGCAGGATTCAGGATCTGAGCCTGGATGAAGTGGAGAAACTTAGTTTGAATGCTAAGGATGGGTATACCTATAGACTACCTCGTTTTAAGGAAGCTTTGAAAGCCTGTAAGAACCGGATCAATATTTATCTGGATTTTAAGGAGGCTGATGTAGCACAGGCATACGAAGAAATTAAAGCTGCGGGAATGGAAAAGCAGGTGCTGGTTTATATCAATAAAACTGAGCAGTATGGGTTATGGAGGGCTCTGGCTCCCCAGATGCCGCTCATGTCTGGCTTGCCAAAGCACATAAAAACGAAAGAAGAATTGAGTTCCTTTCTCGATAAAATGCCGTTGGAAGCAACGGATCGTTTTCCAGACCCAGCACTTATTGCAGCAATAAAGGAAAGCGGATTGTCTGTCTTTTTAGATGTGCAAATGGCTGATGAAGATCCGGTGAAATGGAAAACTGCAATGGATAAAGGAGTTCAGGGTGTTCAAACCGATCATCCTAAAGCACTAATCGAATATTTACAAACAAATCACGTGCGGAATGGTATAAACGTTTCGCGGCCATAA
- a CDS encoding SDR family oxidoreductase — MKIVVIGGTGLIGTKLVKTLSEAGHEVIAASPGTGVNSVTGEGLNEALKGAEVVVDVANSPSFEQKAVLEFFETSGRNLIVAELIAGVKHHVALSVVGTDRPNANTYFQAKLVQETLIKESGIPYSILHATQFFEFVGGIAQAGIQEDQIHVSPAQFQPIASDDVVAALADITLGAPLNGSTEVAGPEKIGLDEIVRQYLSLKNDNRKVVTDLHAPYFGAEINDQSLVPGDHPRIGQETYADWIRKPGNLR; from the coding sequence ATGAAAATTGTAGTAATCGGAGGCACTGGCCTCATCGGAACAAAACTGGTAAAAACCTTAAGCGAAGCCGGACACGAAGTAATCGCAGCTTCTCCAGGTACCGGAGTAAATTCCGTTACCGGCGAAGGACTTAATGAAGCCCTAAAGGGAGCGGAAGTGGTGGTTGACGTGGCCAACTCCCCGTCATTTGAGCAAAAAGCAGTCCTGGAATTCTTCGAAACTTCAGGGCGAAATCTGATTGTTGCAGAACTCATTGCCGGAGTAAAACACCATGTAGCCCTATCGGTTGTCGGCACAGACCGTCCAAATGCAAATACTTATTTCCAGGCCAAGCTGGTACAGGAAACGTTGATCAAGGAATCCGGAATCCCCTACTCCATCCTGCATGCTACGCAATTTTTCGAATTTGTGGGAGGTATTGCACAGGCAGGAATTCAGGAAGATCAAATACATGTATCCCCAGCCCAGTTCCAGCCTATCGCTTCAGATGATGTCGTTGCAGCACTAGCCGACATTACGCTTGGCGCACCATTGAACGGATCAACAGAAGTTGCCGGACCTGAAAAGATCGGGCTGGATGAAATCGTCAGACAATACCTCAGCCTTAAAAATGACAACAGAAAGGTGGTAACAGACCTACATGCCCCATATTTCGGAGCAGAAATTAATGATCAGTCACTAGTTCCCGGAGATCATCCCCGCATTGGCCAGGAAACCTATGCAGACTGGATCCGCAAGCCAGGTAATTTAAGATAA
- a CDS encoding YciI family protein, protein MNDFLLIFRRDFTNKEAQPSPEELQNSISAWQNWFGGIAAQNKLARPLQRWDISGKVVKSDKHVINGPFVEIKESIGGLVIIKAESYEDAVEIAQGCPILELGGNVEVRMATEPEA, encoded by the coding sequence ATGAACGACTTTTTATTGATTTTCAGAAGAGATTTCACAAATAAAGAAGCACAGCCTTCTCCGGAAGAATTACAAAATTCGATTAGCGCCTGGCAGAACTGGTTTGGTGGGATTGCAGCTCAAAATAAACTGGCACGGCCACTGCAACGCTGGGATATATCCGGTAAGGTGGTAAAGTCAGACAAGCACGTCATCAATGGACCCTTTGTCGAAATTAAAGAATCTATTGGCGGACTGGTTATCATCAAGGCAGAAAGTTATGAAGATGCAGTCGAGATTGCCCAGGGGTGTCCGATCCTTGAACTCGGTGGAAACGTAGAAGTAAGAATGGCTACTGAACCTGAGGCATAG
- a CDS encoding helix-turn-helix domain-containing protein, giving the protein MKNDFVLLINDFIIFFYAKVVNVFLQFNNSPESEQTSNQNMSSQLKPGTSNACNITALSLACEVNDVLRDISPRWKMQILHKVASGTKQFSTLKHAFPSLSDQILGKRLSELVNDKLVDKIILKEKAPKSIHYMITDKGLELLKIIDDLHKWGLKYFSA; this is encoded by the coding sequence ATGAAAAACGACTTTGTACTTTTGATTAATGATTTCATAATATTTTTTTATGCAAAAGTTGTCAATGTCTTTTTACAATTCAATAACTCACCCGAAAGTGAGCAAACCTCAAATCAGAATATGTCAAGTCAGTTAAAACCCGGGACATCGAATGCCTGTAATATTACAGCCTTAAGCCTTGCGTGTGAGGTAAATGATGTATTAAGAGATATTAGCCCACGATGGAAAATGCAGATACTGCATAAGGTCGCTTCGGGCACAAAACAATTCAGCACATTAAAACATGCTTTCCCATCTTTGTCGGATCAGATACTTGGCAAAAGGCTTTCAGAATTAGTTAATGACAAATTAGTTGACAAAATAATCCTCAAAGAGAAAGCTCCGAAAAGTATTCATTACATGATCACCGATAAAGGTTTGGAATTACTAAAAATTATTGACGATCTGCATAAATGGGGGCTGAAATATTTTTCTGCTTAA
- a CDS encoding DUF1569 domain-containing protein has translation MKTIFDPAIRDELTRRVEALNENSTALWGKMNVFQMTRHCNIWNEWVLGKNSPVYKQEWLGKIFGKMALKSNTKDDKPLGKGMPAGKAFTVTQKEGDLNAQKKILVDLITDYEHFSNDQFIHDFFGKMTREQIGVFAYKHSDHHLRQFNV, from the coding sequence ATGAAAACAATATTTGATCCGGCAATACGAGATGAATTGACGAGAAGAGTTGAGGCGCTCAATGAAAACAGCACAGCACTTTGGGGCAAAATGAATGTTTTTCAAATGACCAGGCATTGCAATATATGGAATGAATGGGTTTTAGGAAAAAACAGTCCTGTTTACAAGCAGGAATGGTTGGGTAAGATCTTTGGCAAAATGGCACTCAAAAGCAATACTAAAGATGATAAGCCGCTGGGCAAAGGCATGCCGGCCGGCAAAGCATTCACTGTAACACAAAAAGAAGGCGACCTGAATGCTCAGAAGAAAATTCTTGTAGATTTAATCACTGATTATGAGCACTTTTCAAACGACCAGTTCATTCACGATTTCTTTGGAAAAATGACAAGAGAGCAGATTGGCGTCTTTGCTTATAAACATTCAGACCATCATTTAAGGCAGTTTAATGTTTAA
- a CDS encoding carboxymuconolactone decarboxylase family protein: protein MEKRINIFGKGQNALKPLFEMAGYLKKSSLGVELMHLIEFRVSQINECAYCLDMHYKDARAKGETEQRLYGLSAWKEAPYYTERERAAFEWAEAVTAAHIPDEVYQRVSAHFSELELVDLTMVVTTINTWNRINLSFPNVPGTYKVGMFG, encoded by the coding sequence ATGGAAAAGAGAATAAACATCTTCGGAAAAGGACAAAACGCATTGAAGCCACTTTTTGAAATGGCAGGTTATTTAAAAAAATCATCTTTGGGTGTGGAGCTGATGCACCTGATCGAATTCAGGGTCTCACAAATCAACGAATGTGCCTATTGCCTGGACATGCATTATAAGGATGCAAGGGCGAAGGGAGAAACTGAACAACGCCTGTATGGACTTAGTGCATGGAAAGAAGCACCTTATTATACGGAAAGAGAAAGAGCCGCATTTGAATGGGCGGAAGCAGTAACGGCAGCTCATATACCTGATGAGGTTTATCAAAGGGTAAGTGCTCATTTTTCAGAACTTGAACTGGTTGACCTTACCATGGTTGTGACCACCATCAATACCTGGAACCGCATTAATCTTTCTTTCCCGAATGTGCCGGGAACTTATAAAGTTGGCATGTTTGGCTAG
- a CDS encoding alpha/beta fold hydrolase — protein MKSLIKSTKSFFILLILLLSVFEINAQSTSNKPIFVLVHGAFHGGWCWQRVSTELRSKGNLVYTPTLSGLGEHKNTFNDEIDLNTHITDIVNFLITEDLHNVVLVGHSYAGAVIAGVADRMPDRLSKLVFLDAMLMENGQSALDVSPDDIREYFIKVSMDYDNGLSIPFFSSDFFGVTNLADIKWVNDRLTNQPFKTFCQPLELKHPYGNDLPLTYIACTGPELRAIQPFADKTKKSKNWKYLELKTGHDAMITMPVELSNMLQSLM, from the coding sequence ATGAAATCATTAATCAAAAGTACAAAGTCGTTTTTCATCTTACTAATATTACTACTATCAGTTTTCGAAATAAATGCGCAGTCTACGTCAAATAAGCCCATTTTTGTCTTAGTTCATGGTGCTTTTCATGGTGGCTGGTGTTGGCAAAGGGTAAGCACGGAATTGCGAAGCAAAGGAAACCTTGTTTATACGCCAACGTTGAGTGGACTTGGGGAACATAAAAATACATTTAATGACGAGATCGATCTGAATACTCATATTACAGACATTGTAAATTTCCTGATTACAGAAGACTTGCACAATGTAGTTTTAGTCGGCCATAGCTATGCCGGAGCTGTGATAGCAGGTGTTGCAGATCGGATGCCGGATCGGTTGTCTAAACTGGTTTTTCTTGATGCAATGCTTATGGAGAATGGCCAAAGCGCACTAGATGTAAGTCCGGACGACATCCGGGAATATTTCATTAAGGTGTCAATGGACTACGACAATGGACTAAGTATCCCGTTCTTCAGCAGTGATTTTTTTGGTGTGACTAACTTAGCCGATATAAAATGGGTAAATGACCGTCTGACCAATCAGCCATTTAAAACATTTTGTCAGCCTTTGGAGTTAAAGCACCCCTACGGTAATGATTTGCCGTTGACTTATATTGCTTGTACCGGACCGGAACTAAGAGCGATCCAACCTTTTGCAGACAAAACAAAAAAGAGCAAAAACTGGAAGTATCTGGAGCTTAAAACGGGCCATGATGCCATGATAACAATGCCTGTAGAGTTGTCCAATATGCTACAATCATTAATGTGA